ATTTACCGAGGTAAGCGTTTTTAGTTGACGATCTGGTTATTTCTACGTATATTACTTCTACGCAGTATAACAAATACATCTACATAAATGCGATATTTGACTTAGGATCATTAATTTTAGTCACGGGCTTACTGAGCATCAATTTCTTTGAAGGCTTTATAAACCGCCACAGATGGGTCTTGACTTTCACCTCGACTTTGTCGGCATATGTTGTGGTTTTGGGTGGTAAGTTTAAGAAGTTGAAGATGCCCTCTAAAATTTAATCACTTGTATGCTAGTTACACCAGCTACTCGTAGAGTGGGTGTACTTAGTTCCATATGCACTCACCTGCAGTTTTTTCTCTTGTTTTCAGACATAGCCTTTAacacttattattattacaaatCTGACTGGCCTCTTAATACCTTATACGATGTCTTTGTGCTCTGCATGATCTACATGTTCCTGCCAATACCTTCGAGCAAGGCAGCCGCTCTGCTAGCCATATCTGttagtctaacatatgtgatATATTTCATTCACTTTATGGCATTCAACGAGCATAATGTTGCTAAATATGTTCATGGTCTGGATATAGTATCAATAGATTTTTTTCACTACCTGGGTTTCAATATGATGGGAATATTCTTCAGAATCATGAACGACACCATGGTGCGCTCGTCGTTCCTGGATCGATACCAGTTCATCACGGAGGAGATTTGGCTACGCCAAGCTCGCCGTCAAGAGTCCCTGCTTCTGGACAGCATACTTCCACCGCAGATTGCGAAGCCCATTCAGAAAAGCATTAAGGAAAAGATCATGCGGCCCGATAACGACTTCTACCATCTGGGCACTTCCCGGAAAGCAGAAAACTTCATGTCCATCCAGATTCACAACGATGTCAGTATCCTGTATGCTGATCTCGTGAACTATACCCAATTAACCACAACACTGACGGTAGAGAAGCTGGTGAAGGTCCTGCACGACCTCTACGCCAGATTTGATTTGGCTGCCGTCTCTTTCAAGGTGCAGCGCATCAAGTTCCTGGGCGATTGCTACTACTGTGTGGCGGGTTTGGGGGAAGCTGATCCAGATCACGCTAGGATGGCTGTATCTCTGGGAATTTCCATGATTGCTAACATTAAGGAGGTGAGGTATGTTGATTACTATGATCCCAATAGGTTTACAATCTATGATTTATGGCGTCCCGCATCGGCAGAAAGGggttagtttttttttagtttttctttctCTAACTTGGCTTTTCTTTTGAGTACCATTTCTTCCACAGTGTGAATCGTTCTTTGAATATTGGCATGCGAATTGGTGTCCATTCGGGAACATTGTTTGCAGGTGTGATCGGCGAGGCCAAGCTGCAATACGACATATGGGGTATGCTGCGACACAACAAATCAATGAGCCAAAACTTATTCTTGAGTTTTCCAGGTACCGACGTGAATATTGCCAGTCGTCTGGAAGCAACCGGAAGTCCTGGGTATGTGCATGTTAGTGGACGAACTCTGAGTAGCTTGAACGCTGAGGAATACAGGATATATCCGGGCACGGAAGCGGCCCAGAAGGATCCCGTACTGCAGAAACATCCGATGAGCACCTACCTCCTCGCCGTCATACCATCACGTGATTCAGATAATATTATTAGCGTAGTTGAGGGTGTTCCTAACCTGGACCTCCAAACCGTGGGATCTAACCGAAAATCACTGATTTTGAAGCCGGATTCACTGTCCGATGAAATGCGTGAGGAATTTAGAAAGATGCCGGTGGGTGGCTTAAAGTAAGTATTGGGTAAAATTGTGCACTGAAATAAAGAAATACGAGAACTTTTTAAGTTTAAAATATCGAACTACTACCGCAGATTTCAATTCCCTTGGTCACGACGAGAAAGAAATGTGAAAATCGAGAAGGTCGAACGCGATTTGGGCCTTTATTGTGTAGCATTTAAGGACAAATCTGTGGAATGGAATTATTTGCATCAGCCcgattatatttttaaatactcAGTGGCACTCGGCTGGGGAATTGGGTGCTGCCTCATTTACATCCAGTCCGTGAACAACTCAGATCTCTTTTATACGGGTGTTTTTATTGACATTATGGCGTTTTTCGTCCTGACTTTCCTACTATTCATCTGCTGGTACAAGAAAGTGTGCTGGTGGCATAGTGGACAGAACGAGCTCAGGAGTTACGGCAAACTCAGCTGCGCCATATTCCACTTGTTTGAAAAGATCCAGCACAGTTTTGTCCTTCGCCTCACTGTCTACATGATGATAATAGTGTGCTATTATATGGTGCTCTCCTTGATATTAGTAAGTTATGCAATAACGTGTGCATAAAGCTGCCTttaatatattcatatatatacttttttttatgcCCACAGATGAGCTGTGAAAAGGACCAATATGAGTTGGACATTATAGAGAGCAAGCTCTATAACTATGACATGGATCCGTTTACCTGCTTCCACCCCTGGGCCTATACGAACATGATGGCCCTGATCCTGGGAATGAGTTACACCTTCGCCCGCATACCCTTCGCCCTCAAGACCTTCATCGGTTGCATTGAAGCAGTGGCCTTCGTCCTGGTTGTGTGCTTCCAGTACGCCTTCATTTTTGAGCACAGTGTCACCACGTCGCCCTATTTAAAGGCTGAAATAGCGCATTCCTGCAGGGTGTGCATGATGCTGATAACTATGTACGCTAAGGAGCGTCAGACAGAGTTCAACACTAAAATGAACTACAAGTAATGCCTATAGCAAATACTTTCTTTAAATCAGCTGATATTCTGATTTTCATAACTGATTGCAGGCTCAACCTGGACCTGCAGAAAAAGCAAAAATCGGCCGATGTAACCAACCAGTCCATCATAATCCTGCTTAACAACATTCTTCCATCTCATGTTGGTCAGTTTGCAACGAATATTGCCCCAAGGAGCTTAGTATCTAAGTTCATAGTTCTCTTTCGCAGTCGAGGTATATCTCAGCTCTATAGCCAGACACGAATTGTATTATGAAAACTATCGAATGGTATCAGTCATGTTTGCCATGCTCACAAACTTTCAAATGGATCTGCCCAGCTTAAGAGTGCTAAATGATATAATCACAGCATTCGACAGACTGGTAAGCTATTGTATTGAATCTAATTTACGACTAATATTCTATACCTTCCGATTGCAGCTTTCTGCCTACAAGCAATATTACGTAGTCGAGAAAATCAAAGTCGTGGGATGCACTTATATGGCGGCCTGTGGATTGGACTTCAGCCTGATCGAAAACATTGATAGCAACTCGAATTTCGGCAGTACATCATTGTCATCCGAATGTAAGTACCAATGCATTGGTTCTTAACATAGGTTACCTACTTTTTTATGGTTGTATTTGATTATCTCAGTAGAACAGGTGCGTTCGCGTTTGGAATCATCTATCAGAGAGAGGAACCATGATGAGGTGGCTTTTATAATGGCTACGTTTGCTCTGGACCTGATGCGTGTCCTGTCGGTGTGCAACAAGGCTTACGCCGGAAAACCCTTCGATCGGGCATTGTCCACCGGCGAGATAAGGATCGGTATCTCTACGGGTCAGATAATGGCTGGGGTAGTGGGCGCTTCCCAGCCGCACTACGACATCTGGGGGAACCCGGTCAATATGGCCTCTCGAATGGAATCGACTGGTTTGTCTGGACATATTCAGGTTACGAAGGAGACTGCCCAAACGCTCGAGGAGTTCGATGTTATGTGCTATTATCGCGGCTTAACATTTGTGAAGGGTCGTGGTGAAATTCCCACCTACTTTGTGGGCATCGATAAAGACCTAAAGTTCATGTCCAAGAAAATCGATAGAGTTTCGGAGAACCCATCAGATCTAAAACCTGACCTGGACGGCTCCTAAGACAGATGCAAATTTTTTCGTTAAAATCTTCATAATATGGAATTCGAATGGCAATGCATATTGAAGGCTACGTTTCTCAAATTTTGAGATCGTAGTTCTTGACTGTAAAATTTGAGATGCGTAGCCTTACAAAATGATGTGGACTCAAATCTTGTAAAAATTATGTggaaaatacatatttttgcTACCTTAGAACGTTTTTTACCAATTTTTTAATCCTTTGCAAGGCTCAaccacttttttttattgaaataaaaattgtttaggTAGGCTGTGTGTTGTATGTTCAAATTGTTCTGCCGGGTCTTGTGAATCGAAAATAAAAGATAAGCTTGTGAAACGAAATGCCTAAATCCCTAGGAAATTGTCAGCTTAATTATTCAAAGGAACGCATGTGGGAACCCGGCTACCTTAAGGTAAAATTAAGTCTTTGGACCTGCAATCCTTTATTTAGTATTCTATGTCCCAATATTCTAGGCAAAATGTGCAGAGTTGCGATTGGAGAGCGAGTTCCGACTGTATCGAATACGGCTTTGGAAGAGTTACCTACTCACTTTCTTCATGCTGCATATTTTCGTTACCTCCGTGCACTGCACCCTACTCTTAGCAACAATTGAGGTAAGAACCAGCTAACCTAGATACAATTTTAGACCAAAAATGgcacaaaatattaaaaaaaccTTTAAAAGCAACATTTTGGATCTGAGAGGATTTTTCTTCCATCTAgtaatttttgtatatatatgttttattCTCGTTGTTGTATCTCCTGAAGAGCCgatcaattatttatttcgatGTGGCCCTTACCATAGGATGCGCATTGGTTCTTATTCTTGTGCTGAGTGTTAACTTCTGCGATGAATTTATTGCGAAACACACGTGGTACATGTATGCCAGCTCGATATTTGCCTCCCTGACTTTGGTATTCGCTGGTTGGTATTTGGTTATGATCATTAATGCATATCACTTAAATTATATACTTACTTTTAGAC
This genomic stretch from Drosophila mauritiana strain mau12 chromosome 2L, ASM438214v1, whole genome shotgun sequence harbors:
- the LOC117150608 gene encoding adenylyl cyclase X E isoform X8 — its product is MNKKNTSKTPYRERFRRCNLEYTNERLWEQSYLKARCKELHLEEEYMKYKIRLMISSLTVFVPMLIILIVALQVIIWSFTEYNKYIYINAIFDLGSLILVTGLLSINFFEGFINRHRWVLTFTSTLSAYVVVLGDIAFNTYYYYKSDWPLNTLYDVFVLCMIYMFLPIPSSKAAALLAISVSLTYVIYFIHFMAFNEHNVAKYVHGLDIVSIDFFHYLGFNMMGIFFRIMNDTMVRSSFLDRYQFITEEIWLRQARRQESLLLDSILPPQIAKPIQKSIKEKIMRPDNDFYHLGTSRKAENFMSIQIHNDVSILYADLVNYTQLTTTLTVEKLVKVLHDLYARFDLAAVSFKVQRIKFLGDCYYCVAGLGEADPDHARMAVSLGISMIANIKEVSVNRSLNIGMRIGVHSGTLFAGVIGEAKLQYDIWGTDVNIASRLEATGSPGYVHVSGRTLSSLNAEEYRIYPGTEAAQKDPVLQKHPMSTYLLAVIPSRDSDNIISVVEGVPNLDLQTVGSNRKSLILKPDSLSDEMREEFRKMPVGGLKFQFPWSRRERNVKIEKVERDLGLYCVAFKDKSVEWNYLHQPDYIFKYSVALGWGIGCCLIYIQSVNNSDLFYTGVFIDIMAFFVLTFLLFICWYKKVCWWHSGQNELRSYGKLSCAIFHLFEKIQHSFVLRLTVYMMIIVCYYMVLSLILMSCEKDQYELDIIESKLYNYDMDPFTCFHPWAYTNMMALILGMSYTFARIPFALKTFIGCIEAVAFVLVVCFQYAFIFEHSVTTSPYLKAEIAHSCRVCMMLITMYAKERQTEFNTKMNYKLNLDLQKKQKSADVTNQSIIILLNNILPSHVVLFRSRGISQLYSQTRIVL
- the LOC117150608 gene encoding adenylyl cyclase X E isoform X7 produces the protein MNKKNTSKTPYRERFRRCNLEYTNERLWEQSYLKARCKELHLEEEYMKYKIRLMISSLTVFVPMLIILIVALQVIIWSFTEYNKYIYINAIFDLGSLILVTGLLSINFFEGFINRHRWVLTFTSTLSAYVVVLGDIAFNTYYYYKSDWPLNTLYDVFVLCMIYMFLPIPSSKAAALLAISVSLTYVIYFIHFMAFNEHNVAKYVHGLDIVSIDFFHYLGFNMMGIFFRIMNDTMVRSSFLDRYQFITEEIWLRQARRQESLLLDSILPPQIAKPIQKSIKEKIMRPDNDFYHLGTSRKAENFMSIQIHNDVSILYADLVNYTQLTTTLTVEKLVKVLHDLYARFDLAAVSFKVQRIKFLGDCYYCVAGLGEADPDHARMAVSLGISMIANIKECESFFEYWHANWCPFGNIVCRCDRRGQAAIRHMGYRREYCQSSGSNRKSWVCAC
- the LOC117150608 gene encoding adenylyl cyclase X E isoform X2, producing MNKKNTSKTPYRERFRRCNLEYTNERLWEQSYLKARCKELHLEEEYMKYKIRLMISSLTVFVPMLIILIVALQVIIWSFTEYNKYIYINAIFDLGSLILVTGLLSINFFEGFINRHRWVLTFTSTLSAYVVVLGDIAFNTYYYYKSDWPLNTLYDVFVLCMIYMFLPIPSSKAAALLAISVSLTYVIYFIHFMAFNEHNVAKYVHGLDIVSIDFFHYLGFNMMGIFFRIMNDTMVRSSFLDRYQFITEEIWLRQARRQESLLLDSILPPQIAKPIQKSIKEKIMRPDNDFYHLGTSRKAENFMSIQIHNDLVKVLHDLYARFDLAAVSFKVQRIKFLGDCYYCVAGLGEADPDHARMAVSLGISMIANIKEVSVNRSLNIGMRIGVHSGTLFAGVIGEAKLQYDIWGTDVNIASRLEATGSPGYVHVSGRTLSSLNAEEYRIYPGTEAAQKDPVLQKHPMSTYLLAVIPSRDSDNIISVVEGVPNLDLQTVGSNRKSLILKPDSLSDEMREEFRKMPVGGLKFQFPWSRRERNVKIEKVERDLGLYCVAFKDKSVEWNYLHQPDYIFKYSVALGWGIGCCLIYIQSVNNSDLFYTGVFIDIMAFFVLTFLLFICWYKKVCWWHSGQNELRSYGKLSCAIFHLFEKIQHSFVLRLTVYMMIIVCYYMVLSLILMSCEKDQYELDIIESKLYNYDMDPFTCFHPWAYTNMMALILGMSYTFARIPFALKTFIGCIEAVAFVLVVCFQYAFIFEHSVTTSPYLKAEIAHSCRVCMMLITMYAKERQTEFNTKMNYKLNLDLQKKQKSADVTNQSIIILLNNILPSHVVEVYLSSIARHELYYENYRMVSVMFAMLTNFQMDLPSLRVLNDIITAFDRLLSAYKQYYVVEKIKVVGCTYMAACGLDFSLIENIDSNSNFGSTSLSSELEQVRSRLESSIRERNHDEVAFIMATFALDLMRVLSVCNKAYAGKPFDRALSTGEIRIGISTGQIMAGVVGASQPHYDIWGNPVNMASRMESTGLSGHIQVTKETAQTLEEFDVMCYYRGLTFVKGRGEIPTYFVGIDKDLKFMSKKIDRVSENPSDLKPDLDGS
- the LOC117150608 gene encoding adenylyl cyclase X E isoform X1; protein product: MNKKNTSKTPYRERFRRCNLEYTNERLWEQSYLKARCKELHLEEEYMKYKIRLMISSLTVFVPMLIILIVALQVIIWSFTEYNKYIYINAIFDLGSLILVTGLLSINFFEGFINRHRWVLTFTSTLSAYVVVLGDIAFNTYYYYKSDWPLNTLYDVFVLCMIYMFLPIPSSKAAALLAISVSLTYVIYFIHFMAFNEHNVAKYVHGLDIVSIDFFHYLGFNMMGIFFRIMNDTMVRSSFLDRYQFITEEIWLRQARRQESLLLDSILPPQIAKPIQKSIKEKIMRPDNDFYHLGTSRKAENFMSIQIHNDVSILYADLVNYTQLTTTLTVEKLVKVLHDLYARFDLAAVSFKVQRIKFLGDCYYCVAGLGEADPDHARMAVSLGISMIANIKEVSVNRSLNIGMRIGVHSGTLFAGVIGEAKLQYDIWGTDVNIASRLEATGSPGYVHVSGRTLSSLNAEEYRIYPGTEAAQKDPVLQKHPMSTYLLAVIPSRDSDNIISVVEGVPNLDLQTVGSNRKSLILKPDSLSDEMREEFRKMPVGGLKFQFPWSRRERNVKIEKVERDLGLYCVAFKDKSVEWNYLHQPDYIFKYSVALGWGIGCCLIYIQSVNNSDLFYTGVFIDIMAFFVLTFLLFICWYKKVCWWHSGQNELRSYGKLSCAIFHLFEKIQHSFVLRLTVYMMIIVCYYMVLSLILMSCEKDQYELDIIESKLYNYDMDPFTCFHPWAYTNMMALILGMSYTFARIPFALKTFIGCIEAVAFVLVVCFQYAFIFEHSVTTSPYLKAEIAHSCRVCMMLITMYAKERQTEFNTKMNYKLNLDLQKKQKSADVTNQSIIILLNNILPSHVVEVYLSSIARHELYYENYRMVSVMFAMLTNFQMDLPSLRVLNDIITAFDRLLSAYKQYYVVEKIKVVGCTYMAACGLDFSLIENIDSNSNFGSTSLSSELEQVRSRLESSIRERNHDEVAFIMATFALDLMRVLSVCNKAYAGKPFDRALSTGEIRIGISTGQIMAGVVGASQPHYDIWGNPVNMASRMESTGLSGHIQVTKETAQTLEEFDVMCYYRGLTFVKGRGEIPTYFVGIDKDLKFMSKKIDRVSENPSDLKPDLDGS
- the LOC117150608 gene encoding adenylyl cyclase X E isoform X3, giving the protein MLWFWVFFLLFSDIAFNTYYYYKSDWPLNTLYDVFVLCMIYMFLPIPSSKAAALLAISVSLTYVIYFIHFMAFNEHNVAKYVHGLDIVSIDFFHYLGFNMMGIFFRIMNDTMVRSSFLDRYQFITEEIWLRQARRQESLLLDSILPPQIAKPIQKSIKEKIMRPDNDFYHLGTSRKAENFMSIQIHNDVSILYADLVNYTQLTTTLTVEKLVKVLHDLYARFDLAAVSFKVQRIKFLGDCYYCVAGLGEADPDHARMAVSLGISMIANIKEVSVNRSLNIGMRIGVHSGTLFAGVIGEAKLQYDIWGTDVNIASRLEATGSPGYVHVSGRTLSSLNAEEYRIYPGTEAAQKDPVLQKHPMSTYLLAVIPSRDSDNIISVVEGVPNLDLQTVGSNRKSLILKPDSLSDEMREEFRKMPVGGLKFQFPWSRRERNVKIEKVERDLGLYCVAFKDKSVEWNYLHQPDYIFKYSVALGWGIGCCLIYIQSVNNSDLFYTGVFIDIMAFFVLTFLLFICWYKKVCWWHSGQNELRSYGKLSCAIFHLFEKIQHSFVLRLTVYMMIIVCYYMVLSLILMSCEKDQYELDIIESKLYNYDMDPFTCFHPWAYTNMMALILGMSYTFARIPFALKTFIGCIEAVAFVLVVCFQYAFIFEHSVTTSPYLKAEIAHSCRVCMMLITMYAKERQTEFNTKMNYKLNLDLQKKQKSADVTNQSIIILLNNILPSHVVEVYLSSIARHELYYENYRMVSVMFAMLTNFQMDLPSLRVLNDIITAFDRLLSAYKQYYVVEKIKVVGCTYMAACGLDFSLIENIDSNSNFGSTSLSSELEQVRSRLESSIRERNHDEVAFIMATFALDLMRVLSVCNKAYAGKPFDRALSTGEIRIGISTGQIMAGVVGASQPHYDIWGNPVNMASRMESTGLSGHIQVTKETAQTLEEFDVMCYYRGLTFVKGRGEIPTYFVGIDKDLKFMSKKIDRVSENPSDLKPDLDGS
- the LOC117150608 gene encoding adenylyl cyclase X E isoform X4, whose protein sequence is MAVSLGISMIANIKEVSVNRSLNIGMRIGVHSGTLFAGVIGEAKLQYDIWGTDVNIASRLEATGSPGYVHVSGRTLSSLNAEEYRIYPGTEAAQKDPVLQKHPMSTYLLAVIPSRDSDNIISVVEGVPNLDLQTVGSNRKSLILKPDSLSDEMREEFRKMPVGGLKFQFPWSRRERNVKIEKVERDLGLYCVAFKDKSVEWNYLHQPDYIFKYSVALGWGIGCCLIYIQSVNNSDLFYTGVFIDIMAFFVLTFLLFICWYKKVCWWHSGQNELRSYGKLSCAIFHLFEKIQHSFVLRLTVYMMIIVCYYMVLSLILMSCEKDQYELDIIESKLYNYDMDPFTCFHPWAYTNMMALILGMSYTFARIPFALKTFIGCIEAVAFVLVVCFQYAFIFEHSVTTSPYLKAEIAHSCRVCMMLITMYAKERQTEFNTKMNYKLNLDLQKKQKSADVTNQSIIILLNNILPSHVVEVYLSSIARHELYYENYRMVSVMFAMLTNFQMDLPSLRVLNDIITAFDRLLSAYKQYYVVEKIKVVGCTYMAACGLDFSLIENIDSNSNFGSTSLSSELEQVRSRLESSIRERNHDEVAFIMATFALDLMRVLSVCNKAYAGKPFDRALSTGEIRIGISTGQIMAGVVGASQPHYDIWGNPVNMASRMESTGLSGHIQVTKETAQTLEEFDVMCYYRGLTFVKGRGEIPTYFVGIDKDLKFMSKKIDRVSENPSDLKPDLDGS
- the LOC117150608 gene encoding adenylyl cyclase X E isoform X5 is translated as MASRIGRKGVNRSLNIGMRIGVHSGTLFAGVIGEAKLQYDIWGTDVNIASRLEATGSPGYVHVSGRTLSSLNAEEYRIYPGTEAAQKDPVLQKHPMSTYLLAVIPSRDSDNIISVVEGVPNLDLQTVGSNRKSLILKPDSLSDEMREEFRKMPVGGLKFQFPWSRRERNVKIEKVERDLGLYCVAFKDKSVEWNYLHQPDYIFKYSVALGWGIGCCLIYIQSVNNSDLFYTGVFIDIMAFFVLTFLLFICWYKKVCWWHSGQNELRSYGKLSCAIFHLFEKIQHSFVLRLTVYMMIIVCYYMVLSLILMSCEKDQYELDIIESKLYNYDMDPFTCFHPWAYTNMMALILGMSYTFARIPFALKTFIGCIEAVAFVLVVCFQYAFIFEHSVTTSPYLKAEIAHSCRVCMMLITMYAKERQTEFNTKMNYKLNLDLQKKQKSADVTNQSIIILLNNILPSHVVEVYLSSIARHELYYENYRMVSVMFAMLTNFQMDLPSLRVLNDIITAFDRLLSAYKQYYVVEKIKVVGCTYMAACGLDFSLIENIDSNSNFGSTSLSSELEQVRSRLESSIRERNHDEVAFIMATFALDLMRVLSVCNKAYAGKPFDRALSTGEIRIGISTGQIMAGVVGASQPHYDIWGNPVNMASRMESTGLSGHIQVTKETAQTLEEFDVMCYYRGLTFVKGRGEIPTYFVGIDKDLKFMSKKIDRVSENPSDLKPDLDGS
- the LOC117150608 gene encoding adenylyl cyclase X E isoform X6; translation: MRIGVHSGTLFAGVIGEAKLQYDIWGTDVNIASRLEATGSPGYVHVSGRTLSSLNAEEYRIYPGTEAAQKDPVLQKHPMSTYLLAVIPSRDSDNIISVVEGVPNLDLQTVGSNRKSLILKPDSLSDEMREEFRKMPVGGLKFQFPWSRRERNVKIEKVERDLGLYCVAFKDKSVEWNYLHQPDYIFKYSVALGWGIGCCLIYIQSVNNSDLFYTGVFIDIMAFFVLTFLLFICWYKKVCWWHSGQNELRSYGKLSCAIFHLFEKIQHSFVLRLTVYMMIIVCYYMVLSLILMSCEKDQYELDIIESKLYNYDMDPFTCFHPWAYTNMMALILGMSYTFARIPFALKTFIGCIEAVAFVLVVCFQYAFIFEHSVTTSPYLKAEIAHSCRVCMMLITMYAKERQTEFNTKMNYKLNLDLQKKQKSADVTNQSIIILLNNILPSHVVEVYLSSIARHELYYENYRMVSVMFAMLTNFQMDLPSLRVLNDIITAFDRLLSAYKQYYVVEKIKVVGCTYMAACGLDFSLIENIDSNSNFGSTSLSSELEQVRSRLESSIRERNHDEVAFIMATFALDLMRVLSVCNKAYAGKPFDRALSTGEIRIGISTGQIMAGVVGASQPHYDIWGNPVNMASRMESTGLSGHIQVTKETAQTLEEFDVMCYYRGLTFVKGRGEIPTYFVGIDKDLKFMSKKIDRVSENPSDLKPDLDGS